A stretch of Gossypium hirsutum isolate 1008001.06 chromosome A06, Gossypium_hirsutum_v2.1, whole genome shotgun sequence DNA encodes these proteins:
- the LOC107962995 gene encoding uncharacterized protein: protein MSTRVTYGISRGRGRRGAWAGSSSSRHQPNEEVREAPALPMAETGGIAGVAPNEAEYWIEATKRIMDDLDCTPDQKLKCVVSLLRDKAYQWWLTVKEGTQADRLTWEFFKTTFQEKYVGASYVYARKRKFLNLIQRDWTMAEYEAEFLRLSYYARGMRLRKKPRSDGPIRVRVPAAAATAGLQFCTDCGKRHQSECWKKLSACLRCGSLEHWVKDCPRRPNQMKATSMGTGQPWRGVQEPPIGRGQARGGNGMGRGRGAPGRGAGHTKARQPTLVYNARHREDSDAPDVITGTLFIHNVPCTALIDVRSTHSYVAYTVTEKLGILVENTSSGITLLSPLG from the exons ATGAGCACTAGAGTTACTTATGGTATAAGCCGCGGCAGAGGCCGTAGAGGTGCTTGGGCTGGGTCTTCGTCTTCTAGACACCAGCCTAATGAGGAAGTTAGAGAGGCACCAGCTTTACCTATGGCTGAGACAGG gggtattgctggagttgcccctaatgagGCTGAATACTGGATAGAGGCCACAAaaaggatcatggatgatctggactgcacCCCTGATCAGAAGCTAAAATGTGTTGTGTCATTACTGAGGGACaaggcctatcagtggtggcttaccgtCAAAGAGGGAACTCAAGCTGATCGTTTAACCTGGGAGTTTTTCAAGACAACCTTCCAGGAGAAATATGTGGGTGCCAGCTATGTTTATGCCCGTAAGAGGAAATTTCTGAACTTAATTCAAAGAGACTGGACAATGGCCGAATATGAGGCCGAATTTTTACGACTGAGCTATTATGCACGTGGGATG AGGCTTAGGAAAAAGCCTAGATCTGATGGGCCAATTAGAGTTAGGGTCCCTGCTGCTGCTGCTACTGCTGGGCTACAATTTTGTACTGATTGTGGAAAACGCCATCAGAGCGAGTGTTGGAAGAAGTTGAGTGCATGTCTGAGATGCGGATCTTTGGAGCACTGGGTTAAGGATTGTCCACGAAGGCCCAATCAGATGAAAGCTACTAGTATGGGTACTGGTCAGCCATGGAGAGGTGTTCAGGAGCCACCGATAGGTCGTGGTCAGgccaggggtggtaatggtatgggacGTGGTCGcggagcaccgggcagaggtgctggtcacaCTAAGGCGAGGCAGCCGACACTAGTTTATAATGCACGTCATCGTGAGGACAGTGATGCTCCAGATGTTATAACAGGTACGctctttatccataatgtaccttgTACTGCATTAATAGATGTAAGATCTACCCATTCCTATGTTGCCTATACTGTTACTGAGAAATTAGGGATTCTAGTTGAGAATACTTCGAGTGGAATTACTCTTCTAAGTCCACTGGGATAG
- the LOC121230490 gene encoding uncharacterized protein produces MQEVVFLADLMELVFGEFDLILGIDWFVKHQGSEAFLACVSVSDVGDSLVKDIRTIKDFPNAFLEELPGLPPEHEVEFGIELFLEKSFEKLKKALTEAPALIQLVFGEEFTVYNDASYVDLGCVLVKEGKIEYHPSKANVVADALSCRTITDLRVMFARLSLFDNGNLLAELQVKHVWIVHIKTKQMENESLGLRFRQVENGNTGDFGLNNEGLFKILMWTWERVTMDFMSGLPLTPSKKDSVWVIVDGLTKIAHFIPVRIDYSLQKLAKLYISEIVRLHGVPVSIIFDRDPCFMSRFWKKLHEALGPVAYQLELPPELEQIHDVFHISMLRRYRTDPTHVVPVEEIEIRLDLTFEEEPVQFWIER; encoded by the exons ATGCAAGAAGTTGTCTTTTTGGCTGATCTTATGGAGCTAGTTTTTGGAGAATTCGACCTAATACTGGGCATTGATTGGTTTGTTAAACATCAg GGTTCTGAGGCATTCTTGGCCTGCGTCAGTGTTTCAGATGTTGGGGACTCTTTAGTAAAGGATATCAGGACTATTAAGGATTTTCCGAATGCTTTTCTTGAAGAGTTACCGGGGTTACCCCCAGAAcatgaagtggagtttgggattgaacTCTTCcttg aaaagagctttgagaagctcaagaaagCTTTGACTGAGGCTCCTGCCTTGATTCAGCTGGTGTTTGGGGAAGAATTTACTGTTTACAATGATGCGTCATACGTTGATTTAGGTTGTGTGTTGGTgaaagagggtaag ATTGAATATCACcctagtaaggccaatgtggtggcggatgcacTGAGCTGTAGGACTATAACTGATCTGAGAgtaatgtttgctcgtcttagcTTATTTGATAATGGTAACTTGTTGGCTGAGCTCCAAGTTAAACATGTGTGGATTGTGCATATTAAGACTAAACAGATGGAAAATGAGTCATTGGGTCTTCGGTTCCGCCAGGTCGAGAATGGTAATACTggggattttgggttgaataatgAAGGG CTGTTTAAGATTCTGATGTGGACgtgggaaagagtaactatggattttatGAGTGGGCTACCCCTAACACCTTCCAAGAAAGATTCAGTGTGGGTCATTGTGGATGGGCTGACCAAAATTGCCCACTTTATACCGGTTCGCATAGATTATTCATTGCAGAAACTAGCTAAGTTGTATATATCCGAgatagtgagattacatggggtaccagtttctatAATATTTGACAGGGATCCTTGCTTCAtgtctcggttctggaagaagttacatgaagctctag GACCAGTTGCCtaccagttagagctacctccagaaTTAGAgcagattcacgatgtgtttcacatCTCGATGCTGAGACGCTACCGCACTGATCCTACACATGTGGTACCGGTTGAGGAGATTGAGATTAGACTAGACCTGACTTTCGAGGAAGAACCAGTTCAGTTTTGGATCGAGAGGTGA